In the genome of Granulibacter bethesdensis CGDNIH1, one region contains:
- the tkt gene encoding transketolase — MDTHHPDTRDTVAINTIRTLAMDAVQKANSGHPGTPMSMAPVAYTLWQNHLNFDPTDPIWPNRDRFVLSIGHASMLLYALLHLTGTESVDNQYNTSGQKAVTLQDIEQFRQMSSKTPGHPEYHHTSGVETTTGPLGQGVANSVGMAIAEKYLAARYNRPGYTLFDYTIYALCGDGDMMEGVSGEAASLAGHLKLDNLVWIYDSNHITIEGRTNLAFGEDVAARFAAYGWDVHTLDDANDTAKLDALLSHIRSAKTGKPAFILVHSIIGWGAPHKQDTHEAHGSPLGDEEIKLTKKFYGWPEDAKFLVPDGVYETFANGIGARSARLNKEWRALFARYRAEYPDLANEIDQIEKRTLPEGWDKDIPVFEADAKGIATRQSSGKVLNAVAKHIPWLLGGSADLAPSTNTLLTFTDTAGENAGGSFSAENRLGRNFHWGIREHAMGSAINGMALSKLRPYGSGFLIFSDYMRAPIRLAALMEIPAIWIFTHDSIGVGEDGPTHQPVEQLIGLRSIPGNIVLRPADANEVAEAWRTLIPFQHQPVCLILSRQALPTVDRNKYASASGVARGGYILADTDGAPDVILIGTGSEVQHCIAAHETLAQEGIKARVVSLPSWELFERQDQSYRDTVLPPSIKARVTIEQGATFGWERYAGSEGTVIGMHTFGASAPLAELLKHFGFTPHAVAEAAREQVKKHAKAR; from the coding sequence ATGGACACGCACCACCCCGATACTCGCGATACGGTTGCAATCAATACCATCCGTACCCTGGCGATGGACGCGGTCCAGAAGGCCAATTCCGGGCATCCTGGTACACCCATGTCCATGGCCCCTGTGGCCTATACACTGTGGCAAAATCACCTAAATTTTGATCCGACGGACCCGATCTGGCCGAATCGCGACCGTTTCGTACTGTCCATCGGTCACGCATCGATGCTGCTCTACGCGCTGTTGCACCTTACCGGCACCGAATCTGTCGACAATCAATACAATACATCCGGCCAGAAAGCGGTGACACTTCAGGATATCGAGCAATTCCGCCAGATGAGCAGCAAGACGCCGGGGCACCCCGAATATCACCATACCAGCGGTGTGGAGACCACGACCGGCCCGCTGGGTCAGGGCGTCGCCAACAGCGTCGGAATGGCCATTGCCGAGAAATATCTCGCCGCCCGCTATAATCGTCCCGGCTACACTTTGTTCGACTACACTATTTATGCCCTGTGCGGCGATGGCGACATGATGGAGGGTGTTTCTGGCGAGGCAGCTTCACTCGCCGGTCATCTCAAGCTTGATAATCTGGTGTGGATCTATGACAGCAACCACATCACGATCGAGGGCCGCACCAATCTGGCCTTCGGTGAGGATGTCGCCGCGCGGTTTGCCGCATATGGATGGGATGTCCATACTCTTGACGACGCCAACGACACTGCGAAGCTTGATGCGCTGCTAAGCCATATCCGGAGCGCCAAAACCGGCAAGCCGGCCTTTATTCTGGTTCACAGCATCATTGGCTGGGGTGCCCCTCACAAGCAGGATACGCATGAAGCTCATGGCTCCCCGCTTGGCGACGAAGAAATCAAACTCACGAAGAAGTTTTACGGCTGGCCGGAAGATGCCAAATTCCTTGTGCCGGACGGCGTTTACGAAACATTCGCCAATGGAATCGGTGCACGCTCTGCCCGTCTGAACAAGGAATGGCGGGCGCTGTTCGCCCGCTACCGCGCGGAATATCCCGATCTCGCCAACGAAATCGATCAGATCGAGAAACGAACCCTGCCGGAAGGCTGGGATAAGGACATTCCGGTCTTTGAAGCCGATGCGAAAGGCATTGCCACCCGTCAGTCCAGCGGCAAAGTGCTGAATGCCGTTGCCAAGCATATTCCCTGGCTGCTGGGAGGTTCGGCCGATCTCGCCCCCTCCACCAACACGCTGCTGACTTTCACGGATACGGCCGGTGAGAATGCGGGGGGAAGCTTCTCGGCTGAAAACCGCCTCGGCCGTAATTTCCACTGGGGTATCCGTGAGCACGCGATGGGGTCAGCGATCAACGGTATGGCGCTGTCAAAGCTGCGACCTTACGGCTCCGGCTTCCTGATCTTCAGCGATTACATGCGCGCTCCAATCCGTCTTGCCGCGCTGATGGAAATCCCGGCGATCTGGATTTTCACCCATGACAGCATCGGCGTAGGCGAAGATGGCCCGACCCATCAGCCGGTCGAACAGTTGATCGGCCTGCGCTCCATTCCCGGCAATATCGTGCTTCGCCCCGCCGACGCGAACGAGGTCGCAGAAGCATGGCGCACCCTGATCCCGTTCCAGCATCAGCCGGTCTGTCTGATCCTGTCGCGTCAAGCCCTGCCGACTGTAGATCGTAACAAATACGCATCTGCCAGCGGTGTCGCCCGTGGCGGCTATATTCTGGCTGACACGGATGGCGCCCCGGATGTGATCCTGATCGGCACCGGCAGCGAGGTGCAGCACTGTATCGCCGCACATGAAACCCTGGCTCAGGAAGGCATCAAGGCCCGCGTCGTTTCCTTGCCAAGCTGGGAACTGTTCGAGCGTCAGGATCAGTCTTATCGCGACACTGTCCTGCCTCCCTCGATCAAGGCCCGCGTTACCATCGAACAGGGTGCGACATTCGGATGGGAACGCTATGCCGGTTCTGAAGGCACGGTGATCGGGATGCACACTTTCGGAGCCTCTGCCCCGCTGGCAGAGCTGCTGAAACATTTCGGCTTTACCCCGCACGCCGTGGCCGAAGCCGCGCGCGAGCAGGTCAAAAAACACGCGAAAGCACGGTGA
- the rpiA gene encoding ribose-5-phosphate isomerase RpiA produces MDTDALKRLAGEEAAALVQDGMVVGLGTGSTAACMVDALIRRVAQGLKIVGIPTSLRTAEQAQAGGIPLTDLGAHPRIDLTIDGADQVERGTLNLIKGMGGALLREKLVAAASERLVIIVDDRKLSENLSLPVPVEVVPFGWQATDLRIQALGGRTVLRGGADGTPYVTDNHNYILDVDFGAMGGSRKPETLDAALREIVGVVETGFFIHRAETVIIAGEGGVTRWQRSA; encoded by the coding sequence ATGGATACGGATGCGCTGAAGCGCCTGGCGGGGGAAGAGGCGGCAGCCCTTGTTCAGGATGGCATGGTGGTTGGGCTTGGGACTGGATCGACCGCTGCCTGCATGGTGGATGCGCTGATCAGACGCGTGGCTCAGGGGCTGAAGATCGTGGGAATTCCGACATCGCTCCGCACGGCGGAGCAGGCGCAGGCTGGCGGCATTCCTCTGACCGATCTGGGTGCCCATCCGCGGATCGACCTCACGATTGACGGTGCGGATCAGGTAGAGCGTGGCACCTTGAATCTCATCAAGGGTATGGGCGGCGCCCTGTTGCGTGAAAAGCTGGTGGCTGCTGCCAGTGAGCGGCTGGTCATTATTGTCGATGATCGCAAATTGTCCGAAAATCTGTCTCTGCCGGTTCCTGTCGAGGTGGTTCCCTTCGGCTGGCAGGCGACCGATCTGCGTATTCAGGCGCTCGGTGGCCGTACCGTATTGAGGGGTGGTGCGGATGGCACTCCTTATGTCACGGATAATCACAACTATATCCTTGATGTGGATTTCGGAGCGATGGGCGGCTCCCGTAAGCCGGAGACACTGGATGCGGCGTTGCGGGAGATTGTCGGTGTCGTGGAGACCGGATTTTTCATCCACCGTGCAGAAACCGTCATTATCGCTGGTGAAGGGGGCGTCACACGCTGGCAGCGTTCGGCCTGA
- a CDS encoding gluconokinase yields the protein MAVCRSMLLVVMGVSGSGKTTIAQALARRLGLVFQDADDFHSAANIARMKAGIALTAADRAPWLATIAAWAKKQAESGQGGVLACSLLRRLYREQVLTGVPDRRLIYLRVKADILRARLEHRSGHFMPASLLDSQLATLEEPADTEHALTVDAGQSPDAVVAEIIRRL from the coding sequence ATGGCGGTTTGTCGATCCATGCTGCTGGTGGTGATGGGGGTTTCCGGCTCCGGCAAGACCACCATTGCGCAGGCGCTGGCGCGGCGGCTTGGGCTGGTGTTTCAGGATGCGGACGATTTCCATTCCGCAGCCAATATCGCCAGGATGAAAGCGGGCATTGCCCTGACAGCGGCTGATCGCGCACCCTGGCTTGCCACCATTGCGGCCTGGGCCAAAAAGCAGGCTGAATCCGGGCAAGGGGGCGTTCTTGCCTGCTCCCTGCTGCGCCGGCTTTATCGTGAGCAGGTTCTGACAGGGGTGCCAGATCGACGCCTCATCTATCTGCGGGTGAAAGCGGATATTCTGAGGGCGCGTCTGGAGCATCGGTCCGGACATTTCATGCCTGCCAGCCTGTTGGACAGCCAGCTTGCGACACTGGAAGAGCCTGCCGATACGGAGCATGCTTTGACAGTGGATGCCGGCCAGAGTCCTGATGCCGTAGTAGCGGAGATCATACGCCGGTTGTAA
- a CDS encoding copper chaperone PCu(A)C: protein MKSRQYWVLSLLAIGTCVLGSVSAQAEPPLISEVWARPSIGAERPGVAYLTIRGRGEGDRVVSFSTPVASSAELHRTTMEHGIMHMDTASGLDIPANGTVRLAPGGYHIMLMGLKQGLKVGDHFPLTLTFQHAGAQTVDAVVATGGNGAHDQHVKDHH from the coding sequence ATGAAGAGCCGACAGTATTGGGTGTTGTCATTGCTGGCCATCGGAACCTGTGTGTTGGGGTCTGTTTCGGCACAGGCCGAGCCGCCTCTCATCAGTGAGGTATGGGCGCGTCCTTCCATTGGTGCTGAACGTCCTGGCGTTGCCTATCTGACCATCAGAGGGCGCGGAGAGGGTGACAGGGTGGTGTCTTTCTCCACTCCCGTGGCCAGTTCGGCAGAGTTGCACCGGACCACGATGGAGCATGGCATCATGCATATGGACACCGCTTCCGGCCTCGATATTCCCGCCAATGGCACGGTGCGTCTGGCCCCCGGTGGCTATCACATCATGCTGATGGGGCTGAAACAGGGGTTGAAAGTCGGTGATCATTTTCCGCTGACCCTGACATTTCAGCACGCAGGCGCGCAAACGGTGGATGCTGTCGTGGCGACCGGGGGCAATGGTGCCCATGATCAGCATGTCAAAGATCACCATTAG
- a CDS encoding NupC/NupG family nucleoside CNT transporter, giving the protein MATWQGLLGLAAFPLIAWLLGECRRARVPWRVVISAFVLQMVFALLLLRIPGSAVLLLGLNRVALTLQEATDAGTGFVFGYLGGGPLPFAETMPGASFILAFKVLPLVLVISALSALLYYWGVLPLVARVLALLLRRVMGISGALALAAATHIYVGMIEAPLLIRPYLAGMQRGELFAVMTCGMAGIAGTMMVLYASLIGPVLPGALGHILVASVISTPAALGMAALMVPFDTAEDRGKEKGLGASLSVEEAPAGALDALVKGTRDGIAPLIGILTVLIVAVALVHLVNDALFLMPGSPSLQELAAWPFRPLMWLAGIPSDQVGVAAGLMGQKTIINEFVAYNGLAHLPSGTLDAHARLIVTYALCGFANLGSAGILIGGMGAMVPERRAEIAALGLRSVLSGTLATCMSGAVAGLLLG; this is encoded by the coding sequence ATGGCGACATGGCAGGGCCTGCTGGGTCTGGCGGCATTTCCTCTGATCGCGTGGTTGCTGGGGGAATGTCGGCGCGCGCGGGTGCCGTGGCGCGTCGTGATATCGGCTTTTGTACTCCAGATGGTGTTTGCGCTGCTTCTGCTGCGTATTCCCGGTAGTGCGGTCCTGCTACTGGGATTAAACAGGGTGGCACTGACCCTGCAGGAGGCAACCGACGCCGGAACCGGTTTTGTGTTCGGTTATCTGGGTGGGGGTCCGTTACCGTTCGCGGAAACAATGCCGGGAGCCAGTTTCATTCTGGCTTTCAAGGTGTTGCCGCTTGTGCTGGTGATCAGCGCTCTGTCCGCGCTGCTGTATTACTGGGGCGTGTTGCCGCTTGTTGCCCGTGTGCTGGCTCTGCTGCTGCGCCGGGTGATGGGGATTTCGGGTGCGCTGGCACTGGCGGCGGCAACCCATATTTATGTCGGAATGATCGAGGCTCCGTTGCTGATTCGTCCTTATCTGGCCGGGATGCAGCGTGGGGAACTGTTCGCCGTGATGACCTGCGGCATGGCCGGAATCGCTGGAACCATGATGGTGCTGTATGCCAGCCTGATCGGGCCGGTCCTGCCGGGCGCGTTGGGGCATATTCTCGTGGCGTCGGTGATCAGCACGCCGGCGGCTCTGGGGATGGCCGCGTTGATGGTTCCCTTCGATACGGCTGAAGATCGTGGCAAGGAAAAAGGGTTGGGGGCATCACTTTCTGTTGAGGAAGCGCCGGCCGGAGCACTTGATGCGCTGGTCAAGGGAACGCGGGATGGTATCGCGCCCCTGATCGGTATTCTGACTGTGCTGATCGTTGCAGTGGCTCTGGTGCATCTGGTGAACGATGCTCTGTTCCTGATGCCGGGCTCGCCCAGTTTGCAGGAGCTGGCTGCATGGCCCTTTCGTCCGTTGATGTGGCTGGCGGGCATCCCGTCTGATCAGGTCGGGGTGGCGGCCGGCCTGATGGGGCAGAAGACCATCATCAATGAGTTCGTGGCCTATAATGGGTTGGCCCATCTGCCTTCTGGAACCCTGGATGCGCATGCGCGGCTGATCGTAACCTATGCGCTGTGTGGTTTTGCCAATCTCGGCTCTGCCGGTATTCTGATCGGCGGCATGGGGGCCATGGTGCCGGAGCGACGGGCTGAAATCGCAGCACTCGGTCTGCGCTCCGTGCTGTCCGGAACGCTGGCGACCTGCATGAGTGGGGCCGTGGCCGGATTGCTGTTGGGATGA
- a CDS encoding DUF1348 family protein: protein MSATVQDQPRPPLPPFSWEDAVKKVRAAEDAWNGRNPARIALAYTSDSVWRNRSEFLRGRQEIEAFLTRKWEKEHDYRLIKELWAYGDHRIAVRFVYEWRNEHGQWFRSHGNENWEFAANGLMQARHASINDVPITQEQRLFLWDRSGPRPADHPGLTELGL, encoded by the coding sequence ATGTCTGCTACGGTTCAGGATCAGCCCCGTCCTCCCTTGCCGCCTTTTTCGTGGGAAGATGCAGTGAAGAAGGTGCGTGCTGCGGAGGATGCGTGGAACGGACGCAATCCGGCACGCATCGCACTGGCGTACACATCTGACAGTGTCTGGCGCAACCGCTCCGAATTTTTGCGTGGGAGGCAGGAGATTGAGGCGTTCCTGACCCGGAAATGGGAGAAGGAGCATGACTATCGCCTGATCAAGGAGCTATGGGCTTATGGCGATCATCGCATTGCTGTGCGCTTCGTCTATGAATGGCGGAATGAACACGGTCAGTGGTTTCGTTCACATGGCAACGAGAACTGGGAATTTGCGGCAAACGGTCTGATGCAAGCGCGTCATGCGAGCATCAATGATGTTCCGATCACACAGGAGCAGCGCCTGTTTTTATGGGATCGTTCGGGACCGCGCCCGGCGGATCATCCCGGCCTGACCGAATTAGGGCTGTAA
- a CDS encoding TetR/AcrR family transcriptional regulator has protein sequence MEQPERMSVIAALGEVFREHGYEGASLSLITARTGLGKGSLYHLFPGGKQDMAEAVLADVARWFEEQVFRPLREQTDTKAAIIAMSEACIAYFRGGGRVCLVGAWALSETRDRFRTQIMTYFSAWRDALADALTRGGVAEHTAHRRAEEAVALIQGALVAARALNDAALFPRVLRDLSASLVR, from the coding sequence ATGGAACAGCCGGAACGTATGTCGGTGATTGCCGCGCTGGGCGAGGTGTTCAGGGAGCATGGCTATGAAGGGGCCAGTCTCAGCCTGATCACCGCGCGAACCGGCCTTGGAAAGGGCAGCCTCTATCATCTCTTTCCCGGCGGCAAGCAGGATATGGCGGAGGCTGTGCTGGCAGATGTGGCACGCTGGTTCGAGGAGCAGGTATTCCGCCCTCTACGGGAGCAGACCGATACGAAGGCAGCCATAATCGCCATGAGCGAGGCCTGTATCGCCTATTTTCGTGGTGGAGGCCGGGTCTGTCTGGTGGGGGCCTGGGCGCTGTCGGAGACGCGGGACAGGTTCAGGACGCAGATCATGACCTATTTCAGTGCGTGGCGGGATGCGCTGGCGGACGCCCTGACGCGGGGCGGGGTTGCTGAACATACGGCGCATAGGCGGGCGGAAGAAGCGGTGGCCCTGATTCAGGGCGCTCTTGTTGCTGCGCGGGCGCTGAATGATGCCGCGCTGTTTCCACGTGTGCTGCGCGATCTTTCTGCGTCTCTGGTCCGTTGA
- a CDS encoding ArsR/SmtB family transcription factor → MDRFTLTPEQATRAAGQMRLYAQPQRLLILSILLQGEHNVGDIEAATTIVQPGLSQQLSALRQAGIVSTRREARQVFYRLTDEICAARVRAALTLFGEATLPDSVTSAPASPRTAYAPSSGGAIFARIV, encoded by the coding sequence ATGGACAGGTTCACCCTTACCCCGGAACAGGCCACCCGCGCTGCCGGACAGATGCGGCTTTATGCCCAGCCGCAACGCCTGCTGATCCTGTCGATTCTGCTGCAGGGTGAGCACAATGTCGGGGATATCGAAGCCGCAACCACGATCGTCCAGCCCGGGCTGAGCCAGCAACTGAGCGCCCTGCGGCAGGCCGGTATCGTCTCCACAAGGCGGGAGGCAAGACAGGTTTTCTATCGCCTGACCGACGAAATCTGTGCTGCACGCGTACGTGCTGCCCTCACCTTGTTCGGCGAGGCAACCCTGCCCGATAGCGTGACATCCGCCCCCGCATCCCCCCGCACGGCGTATGCGCCCTCATCCGGGGGCGCCATATTCGCCCGGATTGTATGA
- a CDS encoding peroxiredoxin codes for MKDSSGRMTPPVSPSTPIEEKPTHSACPPRLGDIVPGFCARTTHGQVSLADYRGRWLIFFSHPADFTPVCTSEFMAIARAADRFADRQCDLLGLSVDSLHAHLAWIRAIKAQFGITIPFPIVEDPSMVIGRAYGMIDPSAPDSSAVRGTFFIDPHGVLRAAIYYPMQVGRSVEEMLRLLIALQETSRTGTLTPEGWQPGEDTLLPAPVTQAEMAEITDRWLCRFQSSVP; via the coding sequence ATGAAAGACAGCTCTGGCCGGATGACACCCCCTGTTTCCCCTTCGACACCGATCGAGGAAAAACCGACGCACTCTGCCTGCCCACCCCGATTGGGCGACATTGTTCCCGGCTTTTGTGCCCGCACCACTCACGGGCAGGTTTCTCTGGCTGATTATCGTGGGCGATGGCTGATTTTCTTTTCCCATCCTGCCGATTTTACGCCCGTCTGCACCAGTGAATTCATGGCCATCGCCCGCGCTGCCGACCGATTTGCGGACCGCCAGTGCGATCTTCTGGGCCTGTCCGTTGATAGCCTGCATGCGCACCTCGCCTGGATTCGTGCCATCAAGGCGCAGTTCGGCATCACCATTCCGTTCCCGATTGTCGAAGACCCCTCCATGGTGATCGGTCGCGCTTACGGCATGATCGATCCATCCGCACCCGATTCTTCTGCTGTCCGAGGCACATTCTTCATTGATCCGCATGGCGTGCTGCGCGCCGCGATCTACTATCCGATGCAGGTGGGACGCTCGGTCGAGGAAATGCTGCGTCTGTTGATTGCTTTGCAGGAGACCAGCCGAACCGGCACCCTGACCCCAGAAGGCTGGCAACCCGGTGAGGATACGCTGCTGCCCGCCCCCGTCACGCAGGCCGAGATGGCGGAGATTACGGATCGCTGGCTCTGCCGTTTTCAGTCCTCCGTGCCCTGA
- a CDS encoding MBL fold metallo-hydrolase, whose translation MPTAPPDPVIGAACRQIVQSVQDGLCPVVQSFFDRQTHTVSHVAFDPDSKQAAVIDCVLDYDAASGRTSTGNAAMIVEWVRQNGLSVQWLIETHVHADHLSAAPWVHGQLGGTLMIGEHIRTVQNTFGDIFNEGDSFARDGSQFGRLIGDGEGFALGRIPAMTLHVPGHTPADMAFIIGNTVFIGDTLFMPDYGTARADFPGGDARTLYRSIRRLLSLPAESRLFLCHDYKPPHRDHFAWETTVAAQRAHNIHVHDGVDEESFVAMREARDATLDLPDLIIPSVQVNMRGGRLPEPEKNGVRYLKVPVNLL comes from the coding sequence ATGCCGACAGCCCCGCCTGATCCGGTGATCGGGGCTGCATGCAGGCAGATTGTGCAGTCCGTCCAGGATGGGTTGTGCCCGGTGGTGCAAAGTTTTTTCGATCGTCAAACGCATACTGTCAGCCATGTAGCATTCGATCCTGACAGCAAGCAGGCCGCCGTCATCGACTGCGTGCTGGATTACGATGCGGCATCAGGACGTACCTCTACCGGCAATGCCGCCATGATTGTGGAGTGGGTCCGGCAGAACGGGTTGAGCGTGCAATGGCTGATCGAAACCCATGTGCATGCCGATCATCTTTCAGCTGCGCCATGGGTGCACGGGCAGCTTGGCGGTACGCTGATGATTGGCGAGCATATCCGGACAGTACAAAACACGTTCGGCGATATTTTTAATGAAGGCGACAGCTTTGCGCGTGACGGATCGCAGTTCGGGCGTTTGATCGGGGATGGTGAAGGCTTTGCGCTGGGTCGCATTCCTGCCATGACGCTCCATGTACCGGGGCATACGCCGGCGGATATGGCGTTCATCATCGGCAATACCGTCTTTATCGGGGATACGCTGTTCATGCCGGATTACGGAACGGCACGGGCGGATTTTCCGGGTGGTGATGCGCGGACGCTCTACCGTTCTATCCGCCGTCTGCTGTCCTTGCCGGCAGAGTCACGCCTGTTTCTGTGTCATGATTACAAGCCGCCCCATCGCGACCACTTCGCCTGGGAAACGACGGTGGCCGCACAGCGGGCGCATAATATCCATGTCCATGACGGCGTTGATGAAGAAAGTTTTGTCGCCATGCGGGAAGCCCGGGATGCGACGCTTGATCTGCCGGATCTCATTATTCCCTCCGTGCAGGTGAATATGCGGGGGGGACGTCTGCCCGAGCCGGAAAAGAACGGGGTTCGCTACCTGAAAGTGCCGGTCAATCTGCTGTAA
- a CDS encoding bifunctional protein tyrosine phosphatase family protein/NAD(P)/FAD-dependent oxidoreductase, whose amino-acid sequence MSFHKITSSFTAAPQLTEEAVAKAAAEGYRSIFCMRPDEEEAGQPSSTRIAEAAARHGLAFASFPVAAGQVADSATVARMAEAFRTMPHPVLGYCRTGQRAVSIWALSQSGILDPDEIVALAQSGGFNVEPLRPQLLPLAPVGGRKTFSVVIVGGGAAGISVAASLLKRQKNLSVAIIDGATEHYYQPGWTMVGAGVFSADFTRRSEASVIPGGAQWLRSFVRSFSPASNEVVLVDGTVVEYSVLIVAAGIKLDWDAIPGLTETLGKNGVTSNYRYDLAPYTYRLAKELRGGRALFTQPPMPIKCAGAPQKAMYLSCDIWQSAGVLRNINVQFHNAGGVLFGVAAYVPALMKYVERYGISLQFGSRLVAVDGPARTATFEKDGERIERSFDMLHVVPPQVAPDVVARSELAGKDGFVEVDPATMRHVRFSNIYALGDVAGTSNAKTAAAARKQAPVVAGNVLATLHDKEPDYVYDGYGSCPLTVERGRIVLAEFGYGGKLLPTFPKWLLDGLRPTRLAWFLKARVLPSLYWNGMLKGKEVFAKPARRNDA is encoded by the coding sequence ATGTCCTTCCATAAAATCACTTCCAGTTTCACGGCCGCTCCGCAACTGACGGAAGAGGCTGTGGCAAAGGCCGCGGCCGAGGGATATCGCAGCATTTTCTGTATGCGCCCGGATGAGGAGGAAGCAGGCCAGCCTTCATCCACCCGGATCGCCGAAGCCGCTGCGCGCCATGGATTGGCGTTCGCTTCTTTCCCGGTGGCCGCAGGGCAGGTGGCAGACAGTGCAACGGTGGCCAGAATGGCGGAGGCGTTCAGAACGATGCCTCATCCCGTTCTGGGATATTGCCGCACCGGACAACGTGCGGTTTCGATCTGGGCCTTGTCGCAGTCTGGCATTCTGGATCCGGATGAAATCGTTGCTCTGGCGCAGAGTGGAGGTTTCAATGTCGAACCGCTTCGCCCCCAGCTTCTGCCGCTTGCGCCGGTCGGTGGACGCAAAACCTTCAGTGTGGTGATTGTCGGCGGTGGCGCTGCCGGGATTTCGGTCGCAGCCAGTTTGCTGAAGCGTCAGAAAAATCTGTCCGTTGCCATTATTGATGGCGCTACGGAGCATTATTACCAACCCGGTTGGACGATGGTTGGCGCCGGTGTTTTCAGTGCCGATTTTACGCGCCGTTCCGAAGCATCGGTGATCCCGGGGGGTGCACAATGGCTGCGCTCTTTCGTGCGGTCTTTTTCGCCTGCCAGTAACGAGGTTGTTCTGGTGGATGGCACGGTGGTTGAATACAGCGTGCTGATCGTCGCCGCAGGAATCAAGCTTGACTGGGATGCCATTCCTGGCCTGACGGAAACGCTTGGGAAAAACGGTGTCACATCCAACTATCGTTACGATCTGGCTCCCTATACTTATCGTCTGGCAAAAGAATTGCGGGGTGGCCGTGCACTCTTTACCCAGCCGCCAATGCCGATCAAATGTGCCGGTGCACCGCAGAAAGCAATGTATCTGTCATGTGATATCTGGCAGAGCGCAGGCGTGCTCCGTAACATCAATGTCCAGTTCCACAATGCGGGCGGCGTTCTGTTCGGCGTGGCGGCCTATGTGCCGGCGCTGATGAAATATGTCGAACGCTACGGCATTTCCCTTCAATTCGGATCAAGGCTGGTGGCCGTTGATGGTCCCGCCCGCACTGCAACGTTTGAGAAAGATGGCGAGCGTATCGAGCGGAGTTTCGATATGCTGCATGTCGTGCCGCCACAGGTCGCGCCTGATGTCGTAGCCCGCAGCGAACTGGCTGGAAAAGATGGTTTCGTGGAGGTCGACCCGGCCACCATGCGTCATGTGCGTTTTTCGAATATCTATGCGCTGGGCGATGTCGCTGGTACATCCAATGCGAAAACCGCAGCTGCGGCGCGCAAACAGGCACCGGTTGTGGCAGGCAACGTGCTGGCGACGCTGCATGATAAGGAACCGGATTATGTTTATGACGGCTATGGTTCCTGCCCGCTGACTGTTGAGCGTGGCCGGATCGTATTGGCGGAATTCGGCTATGGTGGCAAGCTGCTGCCGACATTCCCGAAATGGTTGCTGGATGGTCTACGTCCGACACGTCTGGCATGGTTTCTGAAAGCACGTGTTCTGCCTTCACTTTATTGGAACGGTATGCTGAAGGGCAAAGAGGTTTTCGCGAAACCTGCCCGACGTAACGACGCCTGA
- a CDS encoding sulfite exporter TauE/SafE family protein translates to MILSTTQYLLGAMSGSLVGLTLGVVGGGGSILAVPLMVYLVGVPSPHMAIGTSALAVAANAFSGLIGHARAHTVKWRCGGMYAASGVLGALGGSVLGKMMNGQKLLFLFALLMIVIAVQMLRGRKREGNPGAECNREKAPKVLAYGLGTGLFSGFFGIGGGFLIVPGLVASTGMPLLNAVGSSLVAVTAFGLTTAASYAFSGLVDWPLAIMFILGGIAGSMVGIAVSRYLAGRSGMLGTVFAGLIFVVAAYMLWKTLT, encoded by the coding sequence ATGATCCTGAGCACCACCCAATATCTGCTCGGTGCGATGTCCGGCAGTCTGGTCGGGCTGACACTTGGTGTGGTGGGAGGGGGCGGCTCGATACTGGCTGTCCCGCTGATGGTGTATCTGGTGGGGGTGCCGTCGCCGCATATGGCGATTGGCACCAGTGCTCTTGCTGTTGCAGCCAATGCTTTTTCAGGATTGATCGGCCATGCGCGGGCGCATACCGTGAAATGGCGCTGTGGTGGCATGTATGCGGCTTCGGGCGTTCTTGGTGCGCTGGGTGGATCTGTGCTTGGTAAAATGATGAACGGACAGAAATTACTGTTTCTGTTCGCTCTGCTGATGATTGTCATTGCCGTACAGATGCTCAGGGGCCGCAAGCGGGAGGGTAATCCGGGAGCGGAGTGCAACCGCGAAAAAGCTCCTAAAGTGCTTGCATACGGATTGGGAACCGGCCTGTTTTCCGGTTTTTTCGGGATTGGCGGTGGTTTTCTGATTGTGCCCGGTCTTGTGGCCTCTACCGGTATGCCGTTGCTGAATGCGGTAGGATCATCGCTGGTTGCGGTCACGGCTTTCGGGCTGACGACAGCGGCAAGTTATGCGTTCAGCGGGCTGGTGGACTGGCCACTCGCTATTATGTTCATTCTCGGTGGTATTGCTGGATCCATGGTCGGGATTGCCGTCAGCCGCTATCTGGCCGGGCGCAGCGGCATGCTGGGAACAGTGTTTGCCGGGCTGATTTTCGTTGTTGCCGCCTATATGCTCTGGAAAACGCTTACCTGA